The Montipora capricornis isolate CH-2021 chromosome 3, ASM3666992v2, whole genome shotgun sequence genome window below encodes:
- the LOC138043430 gene encoding protein N-lysine methyltransferase METTL21A-like yields the protein MRGFQCIFVKSWTTYLFEIIFVLLFFLFNSSYPTNVSKMAIVPYDPSSIILSPFHAKERTFQFAGRTLTVFQNWNDVGVAAVIWDAAIVLGRYLEKIAVQLRDKKVIELGAGTGFAGIVASLLGGHVTITDRKMALNVTRMNVEGNLGERQNLVEIKELEWGQNVSSFTPPFDYVLGADIVYIEDTFNDLLKTLRELCDENTVVLLACKIRYERDKRFFGLLSKYFVHESVLYDQEMGITLFEARKIS from the coding sequence ATGCGTGGATTTCAGTGCATCTTTGTTAAATCTTGGACCAcatatttgtttgaaattatctttgttttgttgttttttctttttaactcaTCGTATCCAACAAATGTGTCAAAAATGGCTATCGTTCCATACGATCCGTCTTCGATCATTTTGAGTCCGTTCCATGCAAAGGAAAGAACCTTTCAGTTTGCCGGGAGAACGCTTACTGTATTTCAGAACTGGAACGACGTTGGTGTTGCAGCGGTTATTTGGGATGCAGCAATCGTTCTTGGTCGGTATCTTGAGAAGATAGCCGTTCAACTGCGAGATAAAAAGGTAATTGAACTTGGAGCCGGGACAGGGTTTGCTGGTATCGTGGCCAGCTTACTTGGTGGCCATGTGACAATTACTGACCGCAAAATGGCGCTAAACGTCACGAGAATGAACGTGGAAGGGAATCTCGGTGAAAGACAAAACTTGGTTGAAATCAAGGAGCTTGAATGGGGGCAGAACGTCTCATCCTTCACACCTCCTTTTGATTATGTGTTGGGGGCTGATATTGTTTACATTGAGGATACATTCAACGATTTACTGAAAACTCTGAGAGAATTATGTGATGAAAATACGGTTGTTTTGTTGGCATGTAAAATACGTTATGAAAGAGACAAACGTTTCTTTGGCCTCCTTTCCAAATATTTTGTCCATGAATCTGTTTTGTATGACCAAGAAATGGGCATTACTCTTTTTGAAGCTAGAAAGATTTCTTAA